The DNA region GTCTGCTATGAATAATTGCCGCACTATGTGTAGTCCTTACTTCACAGGCTGCCACACACATCTAACCAGGGAAACAATCACATTGAGATAGAAAATGTCTCTTTTAcaggtgataataataatagtaataataatctactaactaattttaaaaaaatgtttcgtAATGTCACTCAATATTTCTTTTAatattttttagtcaatctcaatttaagaggccctaATTTTTGggacaaagtggttggtgccccaagatCTGTTTGGTGCCCTAAAGTGCTCTAcatactctactctgttctagcCCTGCCTCTAAATACctgtatttgtcaatatactccTTAGGACAAAAACACCTGCTAAACACATGTAATATGTTGTTTATAAACCATGGACCCATCATGTCAGACTCACATGCAAGGGCGAAGAGTGCCAGGAGAATGAAGGCCCTCATTGTGTACTGGTATTCTTGTGTCGAAGGAGCTTCACAAGCCGTGCTGCATTGCttatatgtctgtctgttggcATTACTATCTAATATTCCCAAGGACATCAATTCCATGCTTTCTAGTGTCTGTAAAATTGTAACTGATGTAGCACAGAAACTTGAACTGGATGTACTTTTGTGTACTTTTTTGCAGTGGGAAAAAAATCGTAATATGGTGGTTACACAACAGTTTCCGATGCAGACAGGTACCCTCCACCCCACCCAAATAATCTTTTGGAAATCAAGCCAATTAGGAATTCAAacctatttttgtttttttccatacaCGAATCAGCTATTCTATTGGCTTCATTAGAGACTTTCTACATCTCTTTAGTGTGTTTAGCGctataatgtagcctacatgtcgtTTCCTTAACCTGTTAAGACGTGGCGTTATAAATgtgatgttaccagaatggcaatgaccaagtcgtagtgcattactaaagggcctgtgtattgtcatagtattgtagtaatatggtagttcacttttcaatgactatttaaGGGGCTACAGTAATGTGCAATTCCATATTTAACATTATAATGTCTGTTTGTACACCAATACTCTGGAATATGTGCATACAGTAGTCTACCTGCACATTATGTTTAAATACGATGTacgtaccatatgtgtgtgtacaggacaTGCTAGTTTGCAATATATACACACTGTAAGGGTGATATCCACCTGTTACAACGGGGAATTTTCTCACACAAGACTGACATACACATGCTACTCTGCACACGTACACAAAGATAGACCTTCCCATTTCAGACTTTCTTTTAGGTTCACATTTGTCAATGAATGGCTGTAAAAGCACTTATTTTAACTCATTCTTAAATGTCATGCATGTAAATCTTTGTTATCAAAAGCACACATTGCCATGATTACTTATAAGTTAGGCTATAACAATGGCCTATTTGAATGAGAGAAtggctttttattattattattattgttattattatcattatcaacaTCTTTAATATGTTGAAATGTATGTATAGAGTCTTTTAAAATCTTCAATATAGATGAATGTGACCGTTGAAATGAAATCAGTGAGCCAGACAGCCAATACATCACCAGGTGAATTCCCTCCGGAGTTACTATATGGCTCGGCATGTAAGAATTCTCTTCAAGCTGCCCTTGAGAAAATGAGATAGCGAGGCCCACTCTAGAGTATAAAAGGAAGGTTTTCCCCCCTGGGCTGGCATTCTGTCCCTACAGAACATCACACCATGAAGTCTCTCATTCTCCTGGCTTTGGTCGCTGTGGCTTGTAAGTTCTCCTTTTTCCTGTAGCAGAGAATGGTTGAATATTTAGACTGAATGGAACTTTTAAGGTGGAATTTTATGCAGTGCTGTGAATGATTAAAATGCTGAGAACATTATGGTCAAGGATATGTGAACTGTAAGGCTCTTTCTTGGTCTATCTTTAATTGAATTTTTGTTGAATACTTTTTGTCGATCGTGtcttttgggtaaccatgaaacccacaattaaccatgtttcttgagcatggtttgtgactttAGTTAAACTATAGTCAGAACcctgctgaaaaaaacatgaataagCATGATCCATGGTTAATCAGagaccacggttttcatggttacccaaaagaaacatggataagccatagtaatactatggttggttcagagagcttagagtaaccatgacataccatggtaaaatcatggttactacagtaaagccATGGTCGATGTTCGTAAGGGTATGGTGAGGACTTTGCCAATCATATTTACTTATTGGTGCAGATGCTGCccccctggaggaggaggacaagatcGTTGGTGGCTATGAGTGCCAGAAGAACGCTCTGCCCTACCAGGTCTCTCTGAACTCTGGCTACCACTTCTGCGGCGGTTCCCTGATCAGCAGCACTTGGGTTGTGTCTGCTGCCCACTGCTACAAGTCGTAAGTCAATTTGGTTTGAACGATCTGAATTCTCCAGTCCTAATACAGTATCTGgttcagtagtaggcctactgtcataTGCATACGCATCATAAAcggtcttttccttttttttcgctCAGCCGCGTTCAGCTGCGTCTGGGTGAGCACAACATCGAGACCAATGAGGGCACTGAGCAGTTCATCAACTCTGCCAAGGTCATCAGGCACCCCAGGTACAGCAGCTACAACCTGGACAACGACATCATGCTGATCAAGCTGAGCACGCCCGCCAAGCTCAACAGCTACGTCAACACTGTGGCCCTCCCCTCCAGCTGCGCTGGCGCTGGAACCAGCTGCCTGGTCTCCGGATGGGGCAACATGAGTGGAAGTGGCAGTAAGTACATACAGACCTGCACTAGCTAGACACAGGAAACACAAGGAACTACTTGGGGCACTGAGGCCACTACACTGGAGGGCTGATAACTTCTTACACTACACTGCGGCTACACAGTGGCTATGCTGTTTTTTTCAAGGGCCTAAATGAGTCTAGAATTACCTCTGACTATAAGGCATTGAAAATTGTTGTGCTGGCTTGTAAACCTGATCTGGAGCCTCACTTGCTCTTCCTGTAAACAAACAGACAACTACCCTGACCGCCTGAGGTGCCTGAACATCCCCATCCTCAGCGACAGCACCTGCAGAGGAGCCTACCCCGGCCAGATCACCTCCAACATGTTCTGCGCTGGATTCATGGAGGGAGGCAAGGACTCTTGCCAGGTAAAGAGCATTTCATTTGTTGTCACGTGTTTAGATCATCCACTCTGATGGGCAACATACTACgtatgtatgctgtgtgtgctgcACTTTTCTCATCATGGTCTCT from Engraulis encrasicolus isolate BLACKSEA-1 chromosome 5, IST_EnEncr_1.0, whole genome shotgun sequence includes:
- the LOC134449167 gene encoding trypsin-3-like isoform X3, with protein sequence MVVTQQFPMQTDAAPLEEEDKIVGGYECQKNALPYQVSLNSGYHFCGGSLISSTWVVSAAHCYKSRVQLRLGEHNIETNEGTEQFINSAKVIRHPRYSSYNLDNDIMLIKLSTPAKLNSYVNTVALPSSCAGAGTSCLVSGWGNMSGSGNNYPDRLRCLNIPILSDSTCRGAYPGQITSNMFCAGFMEGGKDSCQGDSGGPVVCNGVLQGVVSWGYGCAMRNKPGVYAKVCNYNSWISSTMSSN
- the LOC134449167 gene encoding trypsin-3-like isoform X2; the protein is MKSLILLALVAVAYAAPLEEEDKIVGGYECQKNALPYQVSLNSGYHFCGGSLISSTWVVSAAHCYKSRVQLRLGEHNIETNEGTEQFINSAKVIRHPRYSSYNLDNDIMLIKLSTPAKLNSYVNTVALPSSCAGAGTSCLVSGWGNMSGSGNNYPDRLRCLNIPILSDSTCRGAYPGQITSNMFCAGFMEGGKDSCQGDSGGPVVCNGVLQGVVSWGYGCAMRNKPGVYAKVCNYNSWISSTMSSN